A genomic region of Chelmon rostratus isolate fCheRos1 chromosome 8, fCheRos1.pri, whole genome shotgun sequence contains the following coding sequences:
- the etv1 gene encoding ETS translocation variant 1 isoform X1, which produces MDGFHDQQVPYCNSKKPQEKTASCLRPAHDRKRKFIKSDLALDTEELFQDLSQLQETWLAEAQVPDNDEQFVPDFQTENLAFHGLQLKIKRELHSPCSELSSNCSQDRPFKLQYGEKCPYNISAYEQKQPAGMKPSSPVTPPCSTPVSPLHHASPTAAPTPKPDRTYAHIPPSQPLPDNAYSMDHRFRRQLSEPCHSFPSPPMMARDGRPIYHRQMSEPNIPFPPQGFKQEYNDPLFEHPAMMGAPLPHAYPASMMIKQEPRDFTYDSEVPSCHSVYLRQDGYLAHTNRTEGCMFDKVVRHFYDDTCVVPEKVEGDIKQESGLYREGPSYQRRGSLQLWQFLVALLDDPSNSHFIAWTGRGMEFKLIEPEEVARRWGIQKNRPAMNYDKLSRSLRYYYEKGIMQKVAGERYVYKFVCDPEALFSMAFPDNQRPVLKTDMERQINEEDTVPLSHFDENMAYVQEGPYCQPHPYSEGYVY; this is translated from the exons aagcCGCAAGAAAAGACAGCGAGCTGCCTGAGGCCAGCacatgacagaaagagaaaattcaTTAAGTCCGACCTGGCTCTGGACACTGAAG AGCTCTTCCAGGACCTCAGTCAGCTGCAGGAGACTTGGCTGGCAGAAG CTCAAGTTCCCGACAATGACGAGCAGTTCGTTCCAGACTTCCAGACTGAAAACT TGGCTTTCCACGGACTGCAGCTGAAGATCAAGAGGGAGCTGCACAGCCCGTGTTCAGAGCTGAGCTCCAACTGTAGTCAGGACCGGCCCTTCAAGCTCCAGTATGGAGAGAAGTGCCCGTACAACATCAG TGCCTATGAGCAGAAGCAGCCTGCAGGAATGAAGCCCTCCAGCCCAGTGACGCCCCCCTGTAGCACCCCAGTGTCCCCCCTCCATCATGCCTCACCCACGGCGGCCCCAACACCCAAACCAGACAGGACCTACGCTCACATACCGCCGTCACAGCCGCTCCCTGACAACGCCTACTCTATGGACCACAG ATTTCGACGTCAGCTCTCTGAGCCGTGCCACTCGTTCCCCTCCCCGCCGATGATGGCTCGGGACGGCCGGCCCATCTACCACAGGCAGATGTCAGAGCCCAACATCCCCTTCCCTCCTCAAGGCTTCAAGCAGGAGTACAACGACCCCCTGTTCGAGCATCCGGCCATGATGGGGGCACCGCTGCCCCACGCATACCCCGCCTCCATGATGATCAAACAGGAGCCGAGAGACTTCACCTATGACTCAG AAGTGCCTAGCTGCCATTCTGTCTACTTACGGCAAGACGGCTATCTGGCTCACACTAACAGGACTGAAG GTTGTATGTTTGACAAAGTGGTGAGGCATTTCTACGATGATACCTGCGTGGTGCCTGAAAAGGTTGAAG GTGACATCAAGCAGGAGTCAGGCCTGTACCGCGAGGGCCCATCGTACCAGCGCAGAGGGTCCCTGCAGCTCTGGCAGTTCCTGGTGGCTCTGCTGGACGATCCGTCCAACTCCCACTTCATCGCCTGGACCGGCCGCGGCATGGAGTTCAAACTCATCGAGCCAGAGGAG GTGGCTCGTCGGTGGGGGATACAGAAGAATCGACCGGCGATGAATTACGACAAGCTCAGCCGATCGTTGCGCTACTACTACGAGAAGGGAATCATGCAAAAG GTGGCCGGTGAGAGATACGTCTACAAGTTCGTGTGCGACCCTGAGGCCTTGTTCTCCATGGCGTTTCCCGACAATCAGCGGCCGGTGCTGAAGACGGACATGGAGCGGCAGATCAACGAGGAGGACACGGTGCCGCTGTCGCACTTTGACGAAAACATGGCCTACGTACAGGAGGGGCCCTACTGCCAGCCGCACCCCTACAGCGAGGGCTATGTTTATTAA
- the etv1 gene encoding ETS translocation variant 1 isoform X3 produces the protein MLQDLSASVLFPPCLQHRSFVAFHGLQLKIKRELHSPCSELSSNCSQDRPFKLQYGEKCPYNISAYEQKQPAGMKPSSPVTPPCSTPVSPLHHASPTAAPTPKPDRTYAHIPPSQPLPDNAYSMDHRFRRQLSEPCHSFPSPPMMARDGRPIYHRQMSEPNIPFPPQGFKQEYNDPLFEHPAMMGAPLPHAYPASMMIKQEPRDFTYDSEVPSCHSVYLRQDGYLAHTNRTEGCMFDKVVRHFYDDTCVVPEKVEGDIKQESGLYREGPSYQRRGSLQLWQFLVALLDDPSNSHFIAWTGRGMEFKLIEPEEVARRWGIQKNRPAMNYDKLSRSLRYYYEKGIMQKVAGERYVYKFVCDPEALFSMAFPDNQRPVLKTDMERQINEEDTVPLSHFDENMAYVQEGPYCQPHPYSEGYVY, from the exons ATGCTTCAGGATTTAAGTGCGAGTGTCCTCTTTCCACCGTGTCTGCAGCACCGAAGCTTTG TGGCTTTCCACGGACTGCAGCTGAAGATCAAGAGGGAGCTGCACAGCCCGTGTTCAGAGCTGAGCTCCAACTGTAGTCAGGACCGGCCCTTCAAGCTCCAGTATGGAGAGAAGTGCCCGTACAACATCAG TGCCTATGAGCAGAAGCAGCCTGCAGGAATGAAGCCCTCCAGCCCAGTGACGCCCCCCTGTAGCACCCCAGTGTCCCCCCTCCATCATGCCTCACCCACGGCGGCCCCAACACCCAAACCAGACAGGACCTACGCTCACATACCGCCGTCACAGCCGCTCCCTGACAACGCCTACTCTATGGACCACAG ATTTCGACGTCAGCTCTCTGAGCCGTGCCACTCGTTCCCCTCCCCGCCGATGATGGCTCGGGACGGCCGGCCCATCTACCACAGGCAGATGTCAGAGCCCAACATCCCCTTCCCTCCTCAAGGCTTCAAGCAGGAGTACAACGACCCCCTGTTCGAGCATCCGGCCATGATGGGGGCACCGCTGCCCCACGCATACCCCGCCTCCATGATGATCAAACAGGAGCCGAGAGACTTCACCTATGACTCAG AAGTGCCTAGCTGCCATTCTGTCTACTTACGGCAAGACGGCTATCTGGCTCACACTAACAGGACTGAAG GTTGTATGTTTGACAAAGTGGTGAGGCATTTCTACGATGATACCTGCGTGGTGCCTGAAAAGGTTGAAG GTGACATCAAGCAGGAGTCAGGCCTGTACCGCGAGGGCCCATCGTACCAGCGCAGAGGGTCCCTGCAGCTCTGGCAGTTCCTGGTGGCTCTGCTGGACGATCCGTCCAACTCCCACTTCATCGCCTGGACCGGCCGCGGCATGGAGTTCAAACTCATCGAGCCAGAGGAG GTGGCTCGTCGGTGGGGGATACAGAAGAATCGACCGGCGATGAATTACGACAAGCTCAGCCGATCGTTGCGCTACTACTACGAGAAGGGAATCATGCAAAAG GTGGCCGGTGAGAGATACGTCTACAAGTTCGTGTGCGACCCTGAGGCCTTGTTCTCCATGGCGTTTCCCGACAATCAGCGGCCGGTGCTGAAGACGGACATGGAGCGGCAGATCAACGAGGAGGACACGGTGCCGCTGTCGCACTTTGACGAAAACATGGCCTACGTACAGGAGGGGCCCTACTGCCAGCCGCACCCCTACAGCGAGGGCTATGTTTATTAA
- the etv1 gene encoding ETS translocation variant 1 isoform X2 — protein MLQDLSASVLFPPCLQHRSFAQVPDNDEQFVPDFQTENLAFHGLQLKIKRELHSPCSELSSNCSQDRPFKLQYGEKCPYNISAYEQKQPAGMKPSSPVTPPCSTPVSPLHHASPTAAPTPKPDRTYAHIPPSQPLPDNAYSMDHRFRRQLSEPCHSFPSPPMMARDGRPIYHRQMSEPNIPFPPQGFKQEYNDPLFEHPAMMGAPLPHAYPASMMIKQEPRDFTYDSEVPSCHSVYLRQDGYLAHTNRTEGCMFDKVVRHFYDDTCVVPEKVEGDIKQESGLYREGPSYQRRGSLQLWQFLVALLDDPSNSHFIAWTGRGMEFKLIEPEEVARRWGIQKNRPAMNYDKLSRSLRYYYEKGIMQKVAGERYVYKFVCDPEALFSMAFPDNQRPVLKTDMERQINEEDTVPLSHFDENMAYVQEGPYCQPHPYSEGYVY, from the exons ATGCTTCAGGATTTAAGTGCGAGTGTCCTCTTTCCACCGTGTCTGCAGCACCGAAGCTTTG CTCAAGTTCCCGACAATGACGAGCAGTTCGTTCCAGACTTCCAGACTGAAAACT TGGCTTTCCACGGACTGCAGCTGAAGATCAAGAGGGAGCTGCACAGCCCGTGTTCAGAGCTGAGCTCCAACTGTAGTCAGGACCGGCCCTTCAAGCTCCAGTATGGAGAGAAGTGCCCGTACAACATCAG TGCCTATGAGCAGAAGCAGCCTGCAGGAATGAAGCCCTCCAGCCCAGTGACGCCCCCCTGTAGCACCCCAGTGTCCCCCCTCCATCATGCCTCACCCACGGCGGCCCCAACACCCAAACCAGACAGGACCTACGCTCACATACCGCCGTCACAGCCGCTCCCTGACAACGCCTACTCTATGGACCACAG ATTTCGACGTCAGCTCTCTGAGCCGTGCCACTCGTTCCCCTCCCCGCCGATGATGGCTCGGGACGGCCGGCCCATCTACCACAGGCAGATGTCAGAGCCCAACATCCCCTTCCCTCCTCAAGGCTTCAAGCAGGAGTACAACGACCCCCTGTTCGAGCATCCGGCCATGATGGGGGCACCGCTGCCCCACGCATACCCCGCCTCCATGATGATCAAACAGGAGCCGAGAGACTTCACCTATGACTCAG AAGTGCCTAGCTGCCATTCTGTCTACTTACGGCAAGACGGCTATCTGGCTCACACTAACAGGACTGAAG GTTGTATGTTTGACAAAGTGGTGAGGCATTTCTACGATGATACCTGCGTGGTGCCTGAAAAGGTTGAAG GTGACATCAAGCAGGAGTCAGGCCTGTACCGCGAGGGCCCATCGTACCAGCGCAGAGGGTCCCTGCAGCTCTGGCAGTTCCTGGTGGCTCTGCTGGACGATCCGTCCAACTCCCACTTCATCGCCTGGACCGGCCGCGGCATGGAGTTCAAACTCATCGAGCCAGAGGAG GTGGCTCGTCGGTGGGGGATACAGAAGAATCGACCGGCGATGAATTACGACAAGCTCAGCCGATCGTTGCGCTACTACTACGAGAAGGGAATCATGCAAAAG GTGGCCGGTGAGAGATACGTCTACAAGTTCGTGTGCGACCCTGAGGCCTTGTTCTCCATGGCGTTTCCCGACAATCAGCGGCCGGTGCTGAAGACGGACATGGAGCGGCAGATCAACGAGGAGGACACGGTGCCGCTGTCGCACTTTGACGAAAACATGGCCTACGTACAGGAGGGGCCCTACTGCCAGCCGCACCCCTACAGCGAGGGCTATGTTTATTAA
- the etv1 gene encoding ETS translocation variant 1 isoform X4, giving the protein MLQDLSASVLFPPCLQHRSFAQVPDNDEQFVPDFQTENLAFHGLQLKIKRELHSPCSELSSNCSQDRPFKLQYGEKCPYNIRFRRQLSEPCHSFPSPPMMARDGRPIYHRQMSEPNIPFPPQGFKQEYNDPLFEHPAMMGAPLPHAYPASMMIKQEPRDFTYDSEVPSCHSVYLRQDGYLAHTNRTEGCMFDKVVRHFYDDTCVVPEKVEGDIKQESGLYREGPSYQRRGSLQLWQFLVALLDDPSNSHFIAWTGRGMEFKLIEPEEVARRWGIQKNRPAMNYDKLSRSLRYYYEKGIMQKVAGERYVYKFVCDPEALFSMAFPDNQRPVLKTDMERQINEEDTVPLSHFDENMAYVQEGPYCQPHPYSEGYVY; this is encoded by the exons ATGCTTCAGGATTTAAGTGCGAGTGTCCTCTTTCCACCGTGTCTGCAGCACCGAAGCTTTG CTCAAGTTCCCGACAATGACGAGCAGTTCGTTCCAGACTTCCAGACTGAAAACT TGGCTTTCCACGGACTGCAGCTGAAGATCAAGAGGGAGCTGCACAGCCCGTGTTCAGAGCTGAGCTCCAACTGTAGTCAGGACCGGCCCTTCAAGCTCCAGTATGGAGAGAAGTGCCCGTACAACATCAG ATTTCGACGTCAGCTCTCTGAGCCGTGCCACTCGTTCCCCTCCCCGCCGATGATGGCTCGGGACGGCCGGCCCATCTACCACAGGCAGATGTCAGAGCCCAACATCCCCTTCCCTCCTCAAGGCTTCAAGCAGGAGTACAACGACCCCCTGTTCGAGCATCCGGCCATGATGGGGGCACCGCTGCCCCACGCATACCCCGCCTCCATGATGATCAAACAGGAGCCGAGAGACTTCACCTATGACTCAG AAGTGCCTAGCTGCCATTCTGTCTACTTACGGCAAGACGGCTATCTGGCTCACACTAACAGGACTGAAG GTTGTATGTTTGACAAAGTGGTGAGGCATTTCTACGATGATACCTGCGTGGTGCCTGAAAAGGTTGAAG GTGACATCAAGCAGGAGTCAGGCCTGTACCGCGAGGGCCCATCGTACCAGCGCAGAGGGTCCCTGCAGCTCTGGCAGTTCCTGGTGGCTCTGCTGGACGATCCGTCCAACTCCCACTTCATCGCCTGGACCGGCCGCGGCATGGAGTTCAAACTCATCGAGCCAGAGGAG GTGGCTCGTCGGTGGGGGATACAGAAGAATCGACCGGCGATGAATTACGACAAGCTCAGCCGATCGTTGCGCTACTACTACGAGAAGGGAATCATGCAAAAG GTGGCCGGTGAGAGATACGTCTACAAGTTCGTGTGCGACCCTGAGGCCTTGTTCTCCATGGCGTTTCCCGACAATCAGCGGCCGGTGCTGAAGACGGACATGGAGCGGCAGATCAACGAGGAGGACACGGTGCCGCTGTCGCACTTTGACGAAAACATGGCCTACGTACAGGAGGGGCCCTACTGCCAGCCGCACCCCTACAGCGAGGGCTATGTTTATTAA